In the genome of Ignavibacteriales bacterium, one region contains:
- the rsxC gene encoding electron transport complex subunit RsxC: protein MRSKTFHGGIHPPEEKSSTENLAFELMPLPKQVILPLSQHVGKQSSPLVKKGAVVTSGMLVAQADGFISAPVYSPVSGTVASLGKEPNSSGFPKDAIVITVNGQTENTFFEPMDFETISSEEIRERVKDAGIVGQGGAAFPTFVKLSPPSDKKIDYVILNGCECEPYLTRDFRFMMERPEAVIGGLKLIMRAIGVSKGVIGIENNKPGAIELLSKHTVNQNNLEVVSLKTKYPQGAEKMLIKAVTGKEVPPGKLPMDVGAVIQNIGTAVAIYDAVVKGEPSITAALTVTGKGIKNPKNLIVPVGTTITDVLEYCGGVTEDAVKVIVGGPMMGVAQYDLSAPVMKATSGIVVLTKDEVEQQPDTACLKCGQCVDVCPLNLMPTRLVRYSQLDRFEDAEQLGITVCMECGTCAYTCPANIPLVQWLRLGKQEVLKMQRERAASTK, encoded by the coding sequence GTGCGCTCAAAAACATTTCATGGCGGAATTCACCCACCGGAAGAAAAATCATCAACTGAAAACCTGGCATTTGAATTAATGCCGTTACCCAAACAAGTCATTCTTCCATTATCACAGCATGTCGGTAAACAGTCATCACCTTTAGTAAAGAAAGGTGCGGTTGTTACATCAGGAATGCTTGTTGCCCAAGCTGATGGATTTATCTCTGCACCGGTTTACAGTCCAGTTAGCGGAACGGTTGCAAGTCTTGGTAAAGAACCGAACAGCAGCGGATTTCCGAAAGATGCAATTGTAATTACTGTTAATGGTCAGACTGAAAATACTTTTTTTGAACCGATGGACTTTGAAACAATTTCATCTGAAGAAATTCGTGAACGTGTTAAAGATGCCGGAATTGTTGGACAGGGCGGCGCTGCATTTCCGACATTTGTAAAACTATCACCACCTTCAGATAAAAAAATTGATTATGTAATTCTCAATGGCTGCGAGTGTGAGCCGTATCTTACGAGAGATTTCAGGTTTATGATGGAACGCCCCGAAGCAGTTATCGGCGGATTAAAATTAATTATGCGCGCAATCGGTGTTTCCAAAGGTGTAATCGGAATTGAAAATAATAAACCCGGAGCGATAGAGCTTTTAAGCAAGCACACTGTAAATCAAAATAATCTTGAGGTAGTTTCATTAAAAACCAAATATCCTCAGGGCGCTGAGAAGATGCTCATCAAAGCAGTAACAGGAAAAGAAGTTCCCCCGGGAAAACTTCCTATGGATGTAGGTGCGGTTATTCAAAATATAGGAACAGCCGTTGCAATTTATGACGCTGTTGTAAAAGGCGAACCTTCCATCACCGCGGCTTTAACTGTTACAGGTAAGGGAATTAAGAATCCAAAAAATTTAATAGTTCCTGTTGGAACAACAATCACAGATGTTCTGGAATATTGCGGCGGCGTAACAGAAGACGCTGTTAAAGTAATTGTCGGCGGACCGATGATGGGCGTTGCACAGTATGATCTTTCAGCACCGGTTATGAAAGCAACTTCGGGCATTGTCGTTCTTACAAAAGATGAAGTTGAACAACAACCTGATACAGCTTGTTTGAAATGCGGACAGTGCGTCGATGTATGTCCTTTAAATCTTATGCCTACAAGATTAGTCCGTTACAGCCAGCTTGACAGGTTTGAAGACGCAGAACAATTAGGCATAACAGTTTGTATGGAATGCGGAACATGTGCATACACTTGCCCGGCAAACATTCCTCTTGTTCAATGGTTAAGATTAGGAAAACAGGAAGTTTTAAAAATGCAGCGTGAAAGAGCTGCCTCAACTAAGTGA
- a CDS encoding GNAT family N-acetyltransferase, with translation MKTTFKQLTPNTWNDFETLFGENGACAGCWCMYWMMRRKEYDEKRKDGRTKSEMKKIVKTGIIPGLIAYDGNTPAGWIAIQPREKYPVLANSKILSPVDDEPVWSITCFFVHKNFRRKELSVKLINEAVKFAKKNKAKIVEGYPVETKNDKATPAFIWTGTASAFIKTGFNEVERRSATRPIMRKYL, from the coding sequence ATGAAAACAACATTCAAACAATTAACTCCCAACACCTGGAATGACTTTGAAACTCTCTTCGGCGAAAACGGCGCCTGCGCCGGATGCTGGTGCATGTACTGGATGATGAGAAGAAAAGAGTACGATGAAAAACGTAAAGACGGCAGGACAAAATCAGAGATGAAGAAAATTGTCAAAACCGGAATCATTCCGGGTTTAATTGCTTATGACGGAAATACTCCGGCTGGATGGATAGCAATTCAACCAAGAGAAAAATATCCTGTTCTTGCAAACTCAAAAATACTTTCTCCTGTTGATGATGAACCGGTCTGGTCAATTACATGTTTTTTCGTACATAAAAATTTTAGAAGAAAAGAATTGTCGGTTAAATTAATTAATGAAGCAGTGAAATTTGCTAAGAAGAATAAAGCAAAAATTGTTGAAGGATATCCTGTTGAAACAAAAAATGACAAGGCGACACCTGCATTTATCTGGACCGGAACAGCTTCTGCATTTATTAAAACAGGATTTAATGAAGTTGAAAGAAGATCAGCGACAAGACCAATAATGCGAAAGTATCTTTAA
- a CDS encoding four helix bundle protein yields the protein MNKFELEERLINFSVLIIGIVNELPNTKAGNHLAGQLIRSGTSSALNYGEAQSGESRKDFVHKLKIILKELRETLICLKILDKASLHNSDSKFKAALKECNELISIFVKSVETAQKNLNK from the coding sequence ATGAATAAATTTGAGCTTGAAGAGCGGCTTATCAATTTTTCTGTTTTGATTATCGGGATAGTAAACGAACTTCCAAATACTAAAGCAGGAAATCATTTAGCCGGACAATTGATTCGTTCGGGAACTTCTTCCGCTCTTAATTACGGTGAAGCACAAAGTGGAGAATCAAGAAAAGATTTCGTTCATAAATTGAAAATTATTCTGAAGGAACTTCGAGAGACTTTAATCTGTTTGAAGATTCTTGATAAAGCTTCTTTACATAATTCTGATTCAAAATTCAAAGCAGCGTTAAAAGAATGTAATGAACTTATTTCTATTTTTGTAAAGAGTGTTGAAACCGCTCAAAAGAATCTTAACAAATAA